One window of Nitratidesulfovibrio sp. genomic DNA carries:
- a CDS encoding alpha/beta fold hydrolase, whose product MAAEKGTQPPLLIQEQGSFAVGGTVARNPGTFDPRKPADPAGQTFHGDHAYVFYQQPVNARRYPLVFLHGAGQFSKTWESTPDGREGFQNIFLRRGFSTYLVDQPRRGNAGRSMVEQKVTPTPDEQMWFTQFRVGVWPDYFPGSQFPKGKDTLDQYFRQMTPNTGPFDAGVISDSLSALFAKIGDGILVTHSQGGGPGWMTAMKSPNVRAVVAYEPGSNFTFPEGEVPAPIENRFATLSALGVPMADFKKLTRLPIIIYYGDNIPNDPSDVPAQDYWRACLAMARKWAEAVNRHGGDATVLHLPEAGLNGNTHFPFSDLNNAKVADLLSRWMKEKGLD is encoded by the coding sequence ATGGCGGCGGAAAAGGGGACCCAGCCCCCGCTGCTGATTCAGGAACAGGGCAGCTTTGCCGTGGGCGGCACGGTTGCCCGGAATCCCGGCACATTCGATCCGCGCAAGCCCGCCGATCCCGCAGGCCAGACGTTCCACGGCGACCACGCCTACGTGTTTTACCAACAGCCGGTAAATGCGCGCAGATACCCGCTGGTATTCCTGCACGGGGCCGGGCAGTTCTCCAAAACCTGGGAAAGCACCCCGGACGGGCGTGAAGGGTTCCAGAACATCTTCCTGCGGCGGGGCTTCAGCACCTACCTCGTTGACCAGCCGCGGCGCGGCAATGCGGGCCGCAGCATGGTGGAACAGAAGGTAACCCCCACGCCGGACGAACAGATGTGGTTCACCCAGTTCCGGGTGGGCGTATGGCCGGACTACTTCCCCGGCAGCCAGTTCCCCAAGGGCAAGGACACACTGGATCAGTACTTCCGGCAAATGACGCCGAATACCGGCCCGTTCGATGCCGGGGTAATTTCGGACTCCCTGTCCGCGTTGTTCGCGAAAATCGGCGACGGCATCCTGGTCACCCATTCGCAGGGTGGCGGTCCGGGTTGGATGACGGCCATGAAAAGCCCGAATGTACGCGCTGTCGTGGCGTACGAGCCCGGCAGCAACTTCACCTTCCCCGAAGGAGAGGTTCCCGCGCCCATTGAAAACAGGTTCGCCACCCTGAGCGCCCTCGGCGTTCCCATGGCAGACTTCAAGAAGCTGACGCGGCTGCCGATCATCATCTATTACGGCGATAACATCCCCAATGATCCCAGCGACGTTCCAGCCCAGGATTACTGGCGGGCCTGCCTTGCCATGGCCAGGAAATGGGCGGAAGCCGTGAACCGGCATGGCGGCGATGCGACCGTTCTCCACCTGCCCGAGGCGGGACTGAACGGCAATACCCACTTCCCCTTTTCGGATCTGAACAACGCGAAGGTGGCAGACCTGCTGTCTCGGTGGATGAAAGAGAAGGGGCTGGATTGA